A single genomic interval of Mycolicibacterium sp. MU0053 harbors:
- a CDS encoding patatin-like phospholipase family protein, with protein sequence MPGKRSTTRRPLRADLVLSGGGVKGIALVGAAVGLKDAGYAIQRVSGTSAGSLVGAILAAASQGDQLSSAQLRDLALSVPYRKFRDAGPIERLPVLGPAWGLARGTGAYRGDFAHDWVRGELTNLGVQTFGDLAVDDHELLPERRYRLVVTVADLTTGQLVRLPWDYRRVYGLDPDEQSVADAVRASMAIPFFYRPVTLTSAAGQESTLVDGGVLSNFPIDSFDRPDGAAPRWPTFGVAVVPYLPAPRIDELIPGLRLPLGCTGPTMLESLITTMLVGHDQAHLSLPWVRVRAIQVDSTDVGVLDFGISPAETRVLYDKGYAAVTQFLSTWDWPAYLRRFRQAHDVDAAR encoded by the coding sequence ATGCCGGGCAAGCGTTCGACCACGCGCCGGCCGCTGCGCGCCGATCTGGTCCTTTCCGGGGGCGGGGTCAAGGGCATCGCTCTGGTGGGGGCGGCGGTCGGGTTGAAGGACGCCGGCTACGCGATCCAGCGGGTGTCGGGCACCTCGGCGGGGTCGCTGGTGGGCGCCATCCTGGCCGCCGCGTCGCAGGGCGATCAACTGAGCAGCGCCCAGTTGCGTGACCTTGCGCTGAGCGTGCCGTACCGGAAGTTCCGCGACGCCGGTCCCATCGAACGGCTCCCGGTCCTCGGCCCGGCGTGGGGACTGGCGCGCGGCACCGGCGCCTACCGCGGCGACTTCGCGCACGACTGGGTGCGTGGTGAGCTGACGAACCTCGGCGTGCAGACCTTCGGCGACCTCGCCGTCGACGACCACGAGTTGCTCCCGGAGCGTCGTTACCGATTGGTGGTCACCGTCGCCGACCTGACGACCGGGCAACTGGTGCGGCTGCCGTGGGACTACCGGCGGGTCTACGGGCTGGACCCCGATGAACAGTCGGTGGCCGACGCGGTCCGGGCCTCGATGGCCATCCCGTTCTTCTACCGTCCGGTGACGCTGACCAGTGCTGCCGGCCAAGAGTCCACGCTGGTCGACGGCGGCGTGCTGTCGAACTTCCCGATCGACTCCTTCGACCGCCCCGACGGTGCGGCCCCGCGGTGGCCCACCTTCGGCGTCGCGGTGGTTCCGTATCTGCCCGCCCCGCGGATCGACGAGCTCATCCCCGGACTGCGGCTGCCGCTGGGCTGCACCGGACCGACCATGCTGGAAAGCCTGATCACCACCATGCTGGTCGGCCACGACCAGGCCCACCTGTCCTTGCCGTGGGTCAGGGTGCGGGCGATCCAGGTCGATTCCACCGACGTCGGCGTGTTGGATTTCGGCATCTCACCCGCTGAGACGAGAGTCTTGTACGACAAGGGGTACGCGGCCGTGACGCAGTTCCTGTCCACCTGGGACTGGCCGGCATATCTGCGGCGCTTCCGGCAGGCCCACGATGTAGACGCCGCGCGTTAG
- a CDS encoding aldo/keto reductase: protein MKYLDVDGLGPVSRIGLGTWQFGSREWGYGDSYAAGAAREIVSRARALGVTLFDTAEVYGMGKSERILGEALGDERAEVVVASKVFPVAPFPAVVKQRARASARRLQLTTIPLYQIHKPNPVVPDSVIMPGLRELLDRGEIGAAGVSTYSLQRWRKADAALGRPVISNQVHFSLANPQPLDDLVPFAERENRMVIAYSPLAQGLLGGKYGLHNRPGGVRAINPLFGTENLSRVEPLLDVLRQVAADVDAKPAQVALAWLLSLPNVVAIPGASSVEQLEFNVAAAEIELSAEAQTALTNAARAFHPVSGARSMADLLLDKVGRR from the coding sequence ATGAAATACCTTGACGTGGACGGCCTGGGCCCGGTCAGCCGGATCGGGCTCGGGACCTGGCAGTTCGGTTCCCGCGAGTGGGGCTACGGCGACAGCTACGCCGCCGGGGCGGCCCGCGAGATCGTCAGCCGGGCCCGCGCCCTCGGCGTGACGCTGTTCGACACCGCCGAGGTCTACGGCATGGGCAAGAGTGAACGGATCCTGGGCGAGGCGCTCGGCGACGAGCGCGCCGAAGTCGTGGTCGCCAGCAAGGTGTTTCCCGTCGCGCCGTTCCCGGCCGTGGTCAAACAGCGCGCCCGCGCCAGCGCCCGCCGGTTACAGCTGACGACGATTCCGCTCTATCAGATTCACAAACCCAATCCGGTGGTGCCGGATTCGGTGATCATGCCCGGCCTGCGGGAGTTGTTGGACCGCGGCGAGATCGGGGCGGCCGGGGTGTCGACCTACTCGCTGCAGCGGTGGCGCAAGGCCGACGCCGCGCTGGGCCGGCCGGTGATCAGCAATCAGGTGCACTTCTCGCTGGCCAACCCCCAGCCGCTGGACGACCTGGTGCCGTTCGCCGAACGGGAGAACCGGATGGTGATCGCCTACAGTCCGCTGGCGCAGGGCCTGCTCGGCGGCAAGTACGGTCTGCACAATCGGCCCGGCGGGGTGCGGGCGATCAACCCGCTGTTCGGCACCGAGAACCTCAGCCGCGTCGAACCGCTGCTCGACGTGTTGCGTCAGGTCGCCGCCGACGTGGACGCCAAGCCGGCGCAGGTGGCGCTGGCCTGGCTGCTGAGCCTGCCGAATGTGGTCGCCATCCCGGGCGCGTCCAGCGTCGAACAACTCGAATTCAACGTCGCCGCAGCCGAAATCGAGCTCAGCGCCGAGGCCCAGACGGCGTTGACCAACGCGGCGCGGGCGTTTCACCCGGTCTCGGGTGCGCGCAGCATGGCCGACCTGCTGTTGGACAAGGTCGGTCGACGCTGA
- a CDS encoding DUF2252 domain-containing protein, translated as MSSAASGRPPGRHTVLADIDSSAYHSLRQRPVTRAERYALGKSLRDRVHRGELAGWDPPPDRPDPIRLIEINHHGRQPHLIPVRVGRMAHSPYGFLRGSAVVMAEDVARLPSTGITPVVCGDSHLGNFGFFASPERDLVIDLNDFDEAHPGGWEWDLRRLVASIWVAGRQNGASEQECGEAVRSCVTSYRLELRRLADEPLFSRSFTRLDVDRLAGETAQPLADEVRRSARRARNRTSDRALPRFTQEVDGVRRIVEEPPLITRVPDREAEAVAVALDEYLLTLSTHWRRVLGGYTLLDVAHKVVGVGSVGLRAYVALLEGSSPEDVVFLQLKQARRSVLARYVHGESAWHAHQGQRVVEYQQALQTVSDPLLGWTTVDGLQYYVRQFRNMKGSIALDAMDPRALIDYAGVVGQLLAKGHARTSGASMIAGYMGRSEKVDDALCEFARRYADQTEADHAALLAAVDSGRLPIERGV; from the coding sequence GTGAGCAGCGCCGCATCGGGTCGCCCGCCGGGTAGACACACCGTGCTGGCGGACATCGACAGCAGCGCGTATCACTCCCTGCGGCAGCGGCCGGTCACCCGCGCCGAGCGGTACGCACTCGGCAAGAGCCTGCGCGACCGGGTGCATCGCGGCGAGCTGGCCGGCTGGGATCCGCCGCCCGACCGGCCGGACCCGATCCGCCTCATCGAGATCAACCACCATGGCCGCCAACCACATCTGATTCCGGTTCGGGTGGGGCGAATGGCCCACTCGCCGTACGGCTTTCTGCGCGGCAGCGCCGTGGTCATGGCCGAGGACGTGGCGCGGCTGCCCTCGACCGGCATCACGCCGGTGGTCTGCGGCGACTCGCACCTGGGCAACTTCGGGTTCTTCGCGTCCCCCGAACGCGATCTGGTGATCGACCTGAACGACTTCGACGAGGCCCATCCCGGTGGCTGGGAATGGGACCTGCGCCGCCTGGTGGCCAGCATCTGGGTGGCGGGGCGGCAGAACGGTGCCTCCGAGCAAGAATGCGGCGAAGCGGTCCGCTCCTGCGTCACCTCCTACCGGCTGGAGTTGCGCCGCCTGGCCGACGAGCCGCTGTTCTCCCGCTCCTTCACCCGCCTCGACGTCGACCGACTCGCCGGCGAGACCGCCCAACCGTTGGCCGATGAGGTGCGCCGCTCGGCGCGCCGGGCCCGCAACCGCACCAGTGACCGCGCCCTGCCCCGGTTCACCCAGGAGGTCGACGGCGTCCGTCGCATCGTCGAGGAGCCACCGCTGATCACCCGGGTGCCCGACCGGGAGGCCGAAGCGGTGGCCGTGGCGCTCGACGAGTACCTGTTGACGTTGTCCACGCACTGGCGTCGCGTGCTGGGCGGCTACACCCTGCTCGACGTCGCGCACAAGGTGGTCGGGGTGGGCAGCGTCGGGCTGCGTGCCTACGTGGCGTTGCTGGAGGGGTCGTCGCCGGAGGACGTGGTGTTCCTCCAGCTCAAGCAGGCCCGCCGCTCGGTGCTGGCGCGGTACGTGCACGGCGAGTCGGCCTGGCACGCCCATCAGGGCCAACGCGTCGTCGAATACCAGCAGGCGCTGCAAACCGTCAGCGACCCGCTGCTGGGCTGGACGACCGTGGACGGGTTGCAGTACTACGTGCGGCAGTTCCGCAACATGAAGGGCAGCATCGCGCTGGACGCGATGGATCCCCGGGCGCTCATCGACTACGCCGGCGTCGTCGGGCAGCTACTCGCCAAGGGGCACGCCCGCACCAGCGGCGCGTCGATGATCGCCGGTTACATGGGTCGCTCGGAGAAGGTGGACGACGCGTTGTGCGAATTCGCGCGCCGCTACGCCGACCAGACCGAGGCCGACCACGCGGCGCTGTTGGCCGCCGTCGACTCCGGTCGACTACCGATCGAGCGCGGGGTATAG